The Micromonospora violae DNA segment AATGGCCACGTCCCCTCCCGCCCCGCCCGCCTCGGGCTCCTCCGGCACTCCCCTTCGCAAGGACGCTGAACGAAACCGGCAGCGGATCATCGACGCGGCCCGAGAGGTCTTCGGGGAGCAGGGTGCCCACGCACCGGTGGAGGAGATCGCGAAGCGGGCGGGCGTGGGCATGGGGACGCTGTACCGGCGCTTCCCTGATCGCACCGAGTTGGTTGAGGCCGTGTTCCTCGAACGCGCGCAGCGCTACCTCGATGCCGCGAACGAGTCTCTCCGGCACGAGGACGCGTGGCAGGGCTTCCGGAGCTACCTGGAACGGCTCTGTGCGATGCAGAGCGAGGATCGACTGGTGACGGACGTACTGACCCTCACCCTGCCGACCTCACCGACGCTGCAGCAGCTGCGCGAGCGGCTGTACGCGACGCAGAACCGGTTGATCCGCGCGGCGAAGCGACACGGCGGTCTGCGCGCTGACTTCGTCCCGGAGGACGTGGTCCTGCTCCTCGTCGCCAACTCCGCCATCGTCCGCGCCGTCGGTGACGAGATCCCGGAGAGTTCGAGCCGCTTCCTCGCCCTCACCCTCGACGCCCTGCGAACCGACCGGCCGAGCCCGCTACCGGCCCCGCCCTCGTCGGAGCGCCTGCTCCGGGCGATGCAGCGACCTGCGGTCCGGACGCGTCGCCGGGCCAACGCTGGCCGACCCACCACCTCGAGTTAAGCGGAACACACTACTCCACTTCCCTCGCCACGCGTGTTACGTTCAAACGGAGGAAGAAGTTCCGCTTTGGCGAGTCAGAAGTGAGGTAGGACCAACGTGAGCCACGATGATGCGACCCTGAGCGACGGATCCGCGCCGACCGCGGGGACCGCCCGACGGAGCCTGCTGCGCAACGTCGCACTGGCCGGCGCGGCCGCCACCGCGTCGGCCCTCATTCCGGCGGGTACCGCCGCCGCCAGCGCCCGGGGCCACCACGGCGCCCCGGCGCCAGCGACCAACGCCGACCTCGACACCAGCCACGCCACCCCGGAGGTGGCGAAGCTGTTCGTTCGATACTTCCAGGACAAGACCCGGGCCGACGTCGACGCGACGATGTCCTACTTCTCCCGCCCCAAGATCACCTACATCGACGCCACGCTGGGCTGGCCGTGGTACACCTGGGACGAACTCAAGGCGCTGTTCGCCCAGTACATGCCGACCTGGCCGGCCACCGCCAAGTCGTACCCCACCCGGATCCTGGGAGACGCCCGGAGCGCCGTCGTGATCTTCACCGACACGCCCGAGCTCTTCGGCCACGAGATCCGTCCGCTCGGTTTCGTGAACTTCGAGCGCGGCAAGATCGTGCGCTGGATCGACTACTGGGACGGTCGCGACTTCACGATGGCCGACATCGTCGCGCAGCGCACCCCGGCCGACAAGTTCCCGCACGACTTCAAGGAGCCGACGGTCGGCGAGCAGGCGGCACCGGCCATGCGGCGGACCGCCGAGGCGTTGCAGACCGCGTTCGCGGCCAAGAACGCCCAAGCCGCCGCGCGTGTCTTCGCGTACGACGCGGTCTTCGAGGACCGGACCCTACACGCGACCGTCGTGGGTCGCCAGCACATCCAGGCGTACCTGGGTCGCGCGCTCAACCTGCTCCCGTACGGCCCGGGCAGCCTCGTGCGACACGTGGTGGGCAGCGCCGTCGGTGGTGGCTACGAGTGGGTCAACCGACACAACCCGGCCACGCACGGCGGCACGGCCCTGGAGCTGGACGCCGCCGGCCGGATCACCCGACTGACCACCGCCTGGGACGGCTCGTTGGTCGACAAGAGGGTCCTGACCGAGCTGCTCGCCCGGAGCATCGAGGAGTGAGCTGACGCAGGGCTGGTCCGGACGACCGGGCCAGCCCTGCGTCGCCTCAGGACGTCAGGGTGGCCGCGGACCGGGCGCCGACGCGGGTCACCAGCACGCCGAAGGCCGCCGCGGTGAAGAACATGACGATGCCGTAGACGGCGGCCGGGATCGCCATCTGGGCGTTGTCGAGCAGCGCCGGGCTGAGCGCGATGGTGATGGCCAACGTGCTGTTGTGGATGCCGATCTCGAACCCGGCGGCCGTCGCGGCGCTGCGGTCGACCCCCGTGAGGCGCGGCACCCCGTAGCCGACGGCGAGGCTGAGCAGGTTGAACGCGAGCACGGCGAGGCCGACCGAGACGAAGTAGTCGGCGATGTTCTCCCGCTCGCCGAGCACCGCGCCGGCGATCACCGCGACGAGCACGACGACGGAGAGGATCCGCACCGGGCGGTTGAGCCGCTCGGCCAGGTGCGGTGCCCTCGCCCGGATGAGCATGCCGATCGCGACCGGGACGAGCACGATGGCGAAGACCTGGAGCACCTTGTCGAACTGGAGGCCGATGCTCCTGCCGTCGGGGAGGAAGTACGCCGC contains these protein-coding regions:
- a CDS encoding TetR/AcrR family transcriptional regulator; amino-acid sequence: MATSPPAPPASGSSGTPLRKDAERNRQRIIDAAREVFGEQGAHAPVEEIAKRAGVGMGTLYRRFPDRTELVEAVFLERAQRYLDAANESLRHEDAWQGFRSYLERLCAMQSEDRLVTDVLTLTLPTSPTLQQLRERLYATQNRLIRAAKRHGGLRADFVPEDVVLLLVANSAIVRAVGDEIPESSSRFLALTLDALRTDRPSPLPAPPSSERLLRAMQRPAVRTRRRANAGRPTTSS
- a CDS encoding bile acid:sodium symporter family protein; its protein translation is MDSAVTLIGLPVALGIIMLGLGLGLTMADFRRVAHHPRAAVIALVCQVLVLPALCFCLVLAFDLAPELAVGMMLLAASPGGTTANLYSHLFGGHVALNITLTAVNSVLAVFTLPILVNLSAAYFLPDGRSIGLQFDKVLQVFAIVLVPVAIGMLIRARAPHLAERLNRPVRILSVVVLVAVIAGAVLGERENIADYFVSVGLAVLAFNLLSLAVGYGVPRLTGVDRSAATAAGFEIGIHNSTLAITIALSPALLDNAQMAIPAAVYGIVMFFTAAAFGVLVTRVGARSAATLTS